Proteins encoded together in one Chitinophaga varians window:
- a CDS encoding SusD/RagB family nutrient-binding outer membrane lipoprotein gives MKRLSSIILVTLVVVTGCTKGFLDINKDPNNPSTASLSLLLTGAQQGLAYDLGFTNAARGANGLTEVLAVYTHQIVVRESQDQYGATGISTDLNGAWSSFYSAQAVSGLPDFIGMLQNVDVLITQASANNARHYAGIAKLLKAYGFSQFVDAFADVPFSEANQFATKGTRYPKYDKGADIYKQLFPMIDEAIADLQTANGVLEPGKDDLYYGGDVKKWIKFANTLKLKLYNQVRLVQDVSGPVNQLISSGNLFSQTSDGFMMKYTAQVAPDDRNPGYSEYYATQKTHYISPWFYEILKGYNPRLFTGIKDPRIPYYFYNQNSKAGGSQNPTEYRDSAFISIYFGSTGTNKGASQDNSMTVFGLYPVGGRYDAGDAVVVNAGSGTGAAPLRMLTYADVLYIEAELMNVGLVAGDARKKLSDAIDESFKQVDFVANLAKGGQNVPTIVGTASTTYRNAVLGVYDARTTPKDKLEIIMTEKWIQAFGFSCDTYSDYRRTGFPVLFNPNDPTMAPGGFAQPPILGNPTLPPPQAKVPVALGRNYPLSLPWPNVDIQVNPNAPAQKQPDITPVFWDK, from the coding sequence ATGAAAAGACTAAGCAGTATAATTTTAGTTACGCTCGTTGTAGTGACGGGATGTACTAAGGGGTTTCTGGATATCAACAAAGATCCTAACAACCCTTCCACCGCATCATTGAGTTTACTACTGACAGGTGCGCAGCAGGGGTTGGCATATGATCTGGGTTTTACCAATGCTGCCCGTGGTGCGAATGGTCTTACGGAAGTGCTGGCGGTATACACTCACCAGATAGTGGTGAGGGAGAGCCAGGACCAGTACGGGGCCACTGGTATATCCACTGATCTTAACGGCGCCTGGTCGTCCTTTTACAGCGCGCAGGCGGTAAGTGGTCTCCCTGACTTTATCGGGATGCTGCAAAACGTGGATGTGCTGATTACGCAGGCTTCCGCCAACAATGCCCGGCATTATGCCGGTATTGCGAAGTTGCTGAAAGCGTATGGTTTCAGCCAGTTTGTGGATGCCTTTGCAGACGTTCCTTTTTCGGAGGCCAACCAGTTTGCTACTAAGGGTACCCGCTATCCGAAATATGACAAGGGCGCAGATATTTATAAGCAGTTGTTCCCGATGATTGACGAAGCCATTGCTGACCTACAAACAGCCAACGGTGTGTTGGAACCGGGTAAAGATGATTTGTACTATGGCGGAGATGTGAAAAAGTGGATTAAGTTTGCCAATACGCTCAAATTAAAATTGTACAACCAGGTGCGCCTGGTGCAGGACGTATCCGGACCGGTCAACCAGTTGATCAGTAGCGGTAACCTGTTCAGCCAGACGAGCGATGGGTTTATGATGAAGTATACAGCACAGGTAGCGCCCGATGACAGAAACCCGGGTTACAGTGAATACTATGCTACCCAGAAGACGCACTATATCAGTCCCTGGTTTTATGAAATCCTGAAAGGGTACAACCCCCGGTTGTTTACAGGTATTAAGGACCCTCGTATTCCGTATTATTTTTACAATCAAAACTCCAAGGCCGGCGGTTCCCAGAACCCCACAGAATATCGTGACTCTGCCTTTATCTCCATCTATTTCGGGTCTACCGGTACCAACAAAGGTGCTTCGCAGGATAACAGCATGACAGTATTCGGGCTGTATCCGGTGGGTGGTCGTTATGATGCCGGTGATGCAGTAGTGGTAAATGCTGGCAGTGGTACCGGTGCGGCGCCTTTAAGGATGCTTACTTATGCTGATGTGCTTTATATAGAAGCAGAGCTGATGAATGTTGGTCTTGTGGCCGGTGATGCCCGTAAGAAGCTGTCTGACGCGATCGATGAGTCCTTCAAGCAGGTGGATTTTGTTGCGAACCTTGCCAAAGGCGGACAAAATGTACCGACCATTGTAGGCACTGCTTCTACCACTTACCGGAATGCGGTGCTGGGCGTATATGATGCCAGGACTACCCCTAAAGACAAGCTGGAAATCATCATGACGGAAAAATGGATACAAGCCTTCGGGTTTAGCTGTGATACTTATTCAGATTACCGGCGTACTGGTTTCCCGGTATTATTTAATCCAAATGATCCGACGATGGCTCCTGGTGGTTTTGCGCAGCCTCCTATTTTAGGTAATCCCACACTGCCGCCTCCGCAGGCCAAGGTGCCGGTCGCCCTGGGCAGGAATTATCCGCTTTCGCTGCCATGGCCCAATGTTGATATACAGGTGAATCCCAATGCCCCTGCACAGAAGCAGCCGGATATCACACCCGTATTCTGGGATAAATAA